ttaattgcggGACAAAGTCTTCGCAGTTtcgtaaaaatatattttattattaggAACATcactgaaacaaaaaatttgtcaCAGAATATGATTCTAAGTATAATTTTAGTACGTTTCCAAGTTATTTTTAACCATTAAAgattgctttattttattttaaataataataaataagacttcaaatataatttaaatttaactatgTTAATTTTAAGAGCCGAAAGTATTTTCTTggaattttgatatttaagtctttggataaaaataaagagacGATTACGCAGAGTGAGTAATGTTTTCTTGAACTAAAGATTCTACAGAAATGAAAGtatcaaatattaaacttttttattatatttgagatattttaaatcttgTAATTGCGTAACCCCCAagttatgtttatttaatttaggtCTGGGTCCCTTTTCAATTCCTTCCaatcaaatttcaatttcatttcaatcATTTTCGAAACTCCTCGCTGGTCAGTTtcgatgcccgggggtcaataaaattggtttttccATTTGGCAATGACATGTTTCAACTCTTGCGGTCAAGTGAACAGGACCAAAACTGGTGACCCCAACCCACGGTAAAACAGCCGTTGACATGATGACGACATAAGTTCTGTGCGGTTAACTTATTTTGCCGCATCATTCATTAATTAACTATAATTAACCAGTTTAGCTAACATCCCTGCCAGCACTTTCATTTgccaattgtttttatatttcagaACCCTTCACTTTTCTGCCATTATCCACTTATTGACGGTCTTCTGTCTTTAGTTGACATGCAAATGAGCTGCTTGTTCTGAGGCATTGAGTTGTTGACCTCCACTTTTCAATTAAGTTGGCATAGATGTCACAGAAGAATAAGGCCTCTGATGAGTGTATATAATTGTAGGTTTAAAACATTTGTCGCGTTGTCATAATTTGtggcttttatatttatggttAGCTGGTTAACAAGACATCTAATGATATTAGTTTTAGATATTCTTTCATGATtgtaaaaactattttaactCATGTTTCTGATTACTTAATATTACTAGCCCTTTTATCGAAaacctttttaataaaagcttGGTTAATACCAACTCGTTTTGAGGTCGAACTCTCATAGCTCACACATGTAAACTTCAAGTTCAAGAGTATTTTGCTATGatgtgtaattaaaaatatcttaaaagtgTCTTGggccaaaataaaacagtaaTATATAGTGTGAGACTTTTGGAAAACCACCCGCACCACCCACTTCACTCAGCAGTGGGGCAGCAAATGAAACCCGACATCGATTTTGTTCTCAAGTTACACTCGCCTTTgtttacacaaaaattatgtttaatgaGCAGCAACCCCGAACTTGGTGGACCCAGCATCTTCTGGGGTTGGCACAACTGACAATTATAATTACAGGGTCTTAAGTTTTTcgtgaaaattattattttaattatgggCCGCAGGAAACGCGAGGGTGGAAATTCGAGGAAAGGCAGCGAGCGCCCCCGagaaaaaaccaacaaaaattcGATACATTTATGACATTGCAACAGATCATAAATTCAGCGATTTGAGTGATATGTTTGTGCAACAATAAACTAAACGGAATGTTTAGCTTTATGCGATTGTCATTCCAAAGGGAATGGCTGAGAGAAAAAACCATCTAATCAAGTAACATAATCAGTTTTTATGGGTGCCAGGGCAATCATAACTTTGGCACATACCCCGTATGTCGGCTTGACTTTTATTTTCGCACGttgataatttttatttcccgCTGCCTCGCCAGATAACTTCACTACGTATttcctgtgtaaataaaatacatttctgCTCCGCTTTTATTTCCCATCAGTTTCAGTGCCATTCACGACCATCCCCCTTCGtaataatcatttatttaatgtgcccaaacatttattatttccgCTGACCTATCCCGGGCTCACTTGCCTTCTCGCCTTGGGTGACTAGTCTTTCGAATGGTCAAAGTTAGATTGGACACTTGCGCCATTTTCGCCTAATGAATCTAATTGAGTCAAACAAGTGGCCAGCAACATCATGTTAATGCTAATGCTGTCGCCCCAATCGCTGTGACCTTCATGCTCGCTGGGCCTTTAAGATGTTGCTCGATTTGTTGGGAAAGGAGAGAACATTGGGTTTCTTCAAGTCATTAATGGGAGTGCGATGAAAGTGATTATATAtgataattatttgtttgttaaattaaagCCTGCTGCTCTTGCTTcttaaacacaattaaaatatagaaTTATTAATAGCTCTTAAATATACTTTCAACGATCTATTGCTGTGTGTTAATAATCTCTgacaatttttggaaaaaaagaataattaaaatgtcatgGCTCTCTCTTTGTATATAACTGATAAcataatatatgaaaataattcGCTCAAAagcttcaaaacaaaaaaacccaCTTATTAGCAGGGCAAAGCTCTTGAAATGCAAATTCGGCTTCAGTAAGTTAAGATCATTTGCCTTCGCTAGTTGAAATCTCTAAATGTTCAAGTCCGTTATAATtttggcttttgcttttgcttgcCAGTTTGCAAATGGATCGGTCATCCCAAATGAAGGTGTAATTCCCGGTCTATCGCAGGAACAAATGCAACAATTCGGAGGAATCTGCATTACTACGTTAAGCTTAATGGTGAAGAAGACGGCTAACGAACTGCAGCTCTCAGAAACGTTCAACAAAACTGAAGGCGATAAGAAGCGATCAATCGCTGCACAAAATTTCGAGAAGATCGGTGGACGGTACTTCTATATAGAGAAGGAAAACAAGCTGAATTGGTTTGCTGCAGTAAAGGCCTGCCAAACTTTGGGAGGTCAATTGGCTGTAATCGAAAATCAAGAGGAGATGAATGCAATTTATGAGAAGCAGTCGGTCGGTAAATACTGGCTGGACCTCAACGACCTGGTAATAGAAGGCGACTTTGTGAGCTGGACCACTGGCTTGAGGGCATCCTTTTTGAATTGGAGATCCGACCAACCCGACAACTTTGGCCAAAAGGAGCGCTGCGTCACCATGTTCGGTCCCCTAATGTACGATGACAACTGTGAAATCGAAAACTATTTTGTATGTGAAGCCTAGATTATGTAAAATCAGACTTAAagttcttattttaaaaataaaaacgcaaCAAAGAAGATAAAACACAACTAGCGGATATTTTCAATAAAgagactaaaaataaatataaatattagatTTTTGGTAAATTGTTTTTCAGCAAAAGAAAGTGGctggatttaaaaataacaaataaagcCAATGGCAAAATgttaaacgaaaatatttccaaCTCATTGATTGCTAGATTCCCGGCTTGCATATTtctgtaaacaaaaaaaatgtatgcacTGTACAGCATGCCCTCGGAGCTCAGTCTATGAAATAATGAACGCATGAATgattgcatacttttcggaTGCTTgccatttaacattttcattgcCATTACTTtctatcgtttttttttttggttgtgtATGAAAAAATACCGAAATCGGTTAATGTTTATTGAAAAGGCATAAAATTCGTTCTACCAGAATGGAAAATATGCTTTTGATACAATTATTGTGCCTATCTGCAGGCGCCGGCCCTGAAAACGCACCCCAAACCCAGAAACTGAATCCTCCCCCTCATTCGAATTCAGTCAAACTTTTGTATATACACTTTCAAGGGTTATTTCAGTTTTGGTTACGAGtttgttataataaaaataattgatttatttaaaatttaaggaaacacatgtaagaaaaattaaatgagatAAAAATACTAATAGCAATAAcgtaataattaattaagatAATTCAAATAATGAACATAAATAGGAGTTggttaatcaattaaatttaattaaatcttcaATTGTTTGagattatttttgtaattccTAAAAGGGTGTATAAACTTCTGTTAACTGAACCGGGCATGCTTtctggtttttaaatttgtttttctttttgcgcTCTCTTTTTCGTTTGAGTTCATTTTGCCCCCGGCCTGCTGTTCTTTTTTGGCTGAGACCCCGAGGGCCTGCAGTTATATGGGTCGCTTGCCGTTGATAACAATCCAGGATAATATGCGGCAGCCAGATGAATCCTGATGTGGCTCTAGGAATCGGCTTTGGCCTTGTCTCGAGCCGGGCAGTGTGGGCTGTAGAGAGCGGAAAGCAATTTCATGGCCACGAGGTGGAACAATATCGAAATGGGATGGGGCAGTGAGGGTCGATGGTTGAGGAAAGCTCATCGCATGTTTTAGTTGGGTTATTAGCATACGTGGCATTGCTGATCCCCAAAAAATGAAAGATATTTATGGaatataattgaatttataaaaggTTTGGTTCGTTTTATAGCCAAAAAGtattgaatttgtaaacatcagcattgtttttctctttttcatGGGACCTTAAATTCGtatttaatgtaaaaatttaattaaataatatttgtatatagtTTTACCATCTATATCTAAAATATTGACTTAGTTTCTTATATTTGAATACTTATtaatcaaagatatttttttttactcagcGTAATCtttgttgttaaataatttcattaaatgtgCCAACTGGTTTCTTCATAAAACCAAGCCCAAAATCTATTTCCTCTCGGCAATTTATATCTTCAGAATTTCTGTCTCTTATCAGTTAGAGCatcaaaaaattacaaattttcgattataattttaatgaatttagaGCGTGCCAAAAAAGTTATGTTGTACAACAACAAAGAGGAAAAAGATTGTGAAATTACATCGCTTTGATATTCAAATGCTCTTGTAAAGTTTCAACTCATTTTCACAAATTCCGTATTCTATGCATTATTCAAAAGTGTTGCCCAATTTGCGGTCCATGGTCAGCAAAGGGTTAAGCAGAAGGGGGACACGAAACATATTTGATATTTCATGCCCAAATAAATGCAATGAAAACCCATCAATTGACTCGACTCGCCGTCAACGCCTCAGTTGGCATCGACACTGTGTGGCTCgatttgcatataaattgcTTTTGACATCGACTGTTTGCCGAACTTCCCTCCACTTataatttccaaattttttcACCATCGCCGGCCATGTCAAGTTCTTATCAGTCTGTTGGCATCTGTCCGGAAAAGCAATTGCAGAGCTCTCAGCCTCACGTTTTTAATTGCCACAATTTGCGCTTAAACGTTTTGGCATTTCAACTCAGCGCCTGCAGCTACCAAAATGAaccaaaccgaaaaaaaaataacaaaaacgaaacaagCGACACCCATGGTGACAATTATATAGAGCAGTTCAGTTCCATTCCAGGTGGGGGTTTCCGAAAGTGGAGGGAAGTACTGCCCTCGGGGCAGCATTGGAGGCTTACAAGTTGG
This genomic stretch from Drosophila gunungcola strain Sukarami unplaced genomic scaffold, Dgunungcola_SK_2 000001F, whole genome shotgun sequence harbors:
- the LOC128261651 gene encoding accessory gland protein Acp29AB-like, which translates into the protein MFKSVIILAFAFACQFANGSVIPNEGVIPGLSQEQMQQFGGICITTLSLMVKKTANELQLSETFNKTEGDKKRSIAAQNFEKIGGRYFYIEKENKLNWFAAVKACQTLGGQLAVIENQEEMNAIYEKQSVGKYWLDLNDLVIEGDFVSWTTGLRASFLNWRSDQPDNFGQKERCVTMFGPLMYDDNCEIENYFVCEA